The genomic window TGCCATTCAATGAATTTTTTATATGTTTCATCGGTGGTGGTGAATTTTCTTCTCCAGTCGATGGAATAACCGATGGATCGCATGGCTTTTTCTGCTTCCACACTGAAATATTCCACGATTTTTTCCGGGGAATCAAGTCCTTCCAGAATATCTTTTGGGATGCCGTGGAAATTGGAGTACACATCCATAGTCTGCGGCTCTCGGTTGGCTATTAGTTCGGCAAGTCCTACAATGGGTGTACCGGTTACGTGGAATCCCATTGGGTAGAGCACATTGTATCCCTGCATCCTCTTGTGCCTTGCAATAACGTCCCCTATAGTGAATGTCCTGGTATGGCCTGCATGTAAATTCCCGTTAAGATAGGGGTAGGGAATTGTTATGAAATATTTATCCCGGCTGTCGGGTTCGGCCTCGAAAACTTTGTCCTGAGACCAGATGTTTTGCCACCTTTTTTCAATGGTGGCAGGGTTGTAGTCCTGTTCCATTATCATTTCCCCTCAGTACAGGACCTTTCTGATAGCTTCCATTGTGGCATCAACTACAATGGGTTTGGGTGCAACAGATATTACTTCTTCCGGATCCTTGAGAAGGTGTCCTGTAGTCACGCAGACCACGGATTCATTTGCACCTATTACTCCGGTCTCTACAAGTTTTTTCAGGCCGGCAACGGAGGTGGCACTTGCAGGTTCGACACCGATTCCTTCAAGTTGTGCCAGATCGATCTGGGCTTCCACTAATTCATCATCAGTAACACTTTCCGCACCACCATTTGATTCGGAAATCGCTATAAGGGCCTTTCTGGCATTAACCGGATTCCCTATCCGGATTGCTGTTGCGATAGTTTCGGGGTTCTTTTCGGGGGTAATATCAGTTTTTCCTTCCCTTACGGCTTTTACTATTGGACAGGAACCTTCAGTCTGTATTCCCATCATCTGTGGGACTTTATCGGTAAGTCCCAGATTCTTGAATTCTTTGAAGCCTTTATGGATTGCAGTAATGTTACCTGCATTACCTACCGGAAGTACCAGTCGGTCAGGCATTTGGAAATCCAGCTGGTCTGCGATCTCAAAACCTATTGTTTTCTGTCCTTCCAGCCTGTAAGGGTTAATGGAGTTTAAGAGGTAGATCTTTTCCTTATCACAGAGTTCTCTTACAAGTTCCAGAGCATCATCGAAATTGCCGCGTATGCTAAGCACTTTTGCGCCGTGCATCAGGGCCTGTGCAACCTTGCCCAGTGCAACTTTCCCTTCCGGTAACAGGACAATGGCAGGAACTGCCGCCTTTGCACCGTAGATGGAAAGGGCTGCTGAAGTATTACCTGTAGATGCACAGGCAATTGTTTCCATCCCTAGTTCCAGTGCTTTGCTGACACCTACGGTCATACCCCTGTCCTTGAAGGAACCGGTAGGATTCATGCCTTCATGTTTGACATACAGTTCCCTGACACCTACCTTTTCGGCTAACCTGTCACATTTATAGAGAGGTGTGCCACCTTCCTGTATCGTTATAGGTTTTCTGTCAACAGGAAGAAGTTTTGCATATTTCCATACAGAAAGTGCAATTCCCTTTAAATCTTCCTTTTTTATATCAATCTGAGAATAATCATAAATTACATCAAGCAAACCGCCGCATTCACAGGTATACAGTACCTCTGTTTTAGGATATTCCTTACCGCATTCGATGCATTTTAAATAGTACATTGGAGTTCTCCTGATAGTTTTAAAGCTTTAATAGGGTGAATCTTATAACCTAATCAATTCCAATATAAATAAAGTACTCGGAAATGGCGCCTGACCCGTTCTATTATGTAATTGTTATTAAATCTGTTGAAAGACCACCGTTATCTTTATTGTAGGGAAGCCACCTCCATCCACCATGTATTGGAAGACTGTTCAGGGTACTCTTTTTATTGATGACCTGAATGCTTTTTTGCAAAACCTGATTGCCCTTTCGGATGAGTATGATGTCACCATACAGGCAATGGATGCAGGTAAAATAGCAGGTATCTCCCATATCGAACTTGCTATAAAAAAAGCCGGAAGAGCATTTGAATCCGGCAATAACGTTGCCAGGGATATTGGGGTTGAAATACTCCGGTATGCTTCCGGAAAGAGGCAGATAGTTGAAGCTTTTTCCATAGGGATAAAGGAAGGGGACATTTCTGTTGTTTTTCTTGTCCTGGGTGAAAAAGATAAAGTAGATGCTGTCTTACCCGAACTGGATTCAATGGTATGCAAGAGTGATGTGGCTGATTATTCAGGTGAAAAGGAAGATGCAATAAGGTCTCATTTTGACATCAGCACTGAAGAAACAGATGCCATAGATGTATCACGGATACCCGACATCGTGCTGGAGCGAGTGGCACTGGTGGACATCCTGAAATAAGCCCATTGGTAAACTTATTAATAAGTACATACAGATTATTCGTCTATATAACTATCAAATGAGAGGATTACTAATGCCACACCCCAAGACTGCAGAGAATATTATGAAAAACGCCGGTCCGATAGAAAGTGCTTTACTCCCCAAACTGATTCATGTCACAGAAGCTGCTGCTATTGCTGCTGCCCATCAGATAGGTAAGGGTGACAAAAATTATGCCGATCAGGTATCTGTGGAAGCAATGCGCAGGATGCTCAATTGCCTGGATATCAGGGGCATCATCAAGATTGGTGAAGGTGAAAGGGATGAGGCACCAATGCTCTATATTGGTGAAGAAGTTGGTACAGGTAAAGGCGACCTTGAGGTAAATATTGCAGTTGATCCGCTGGAAGGTACCAACCTCTGTGCAGACGGTGTACCGGGTTCAATCTCAGTTATGGCCATGTCCGAACCCAACGGCTTGTTCCATGGTCCAGATGTCTATATGGATAAAATCGTGGTAGGTCCGGAAGTCGTAAAGTATGAACGAGAACACCCCGGAGAGGAAATTGATCTGGATGCTCCGGCAATTGACAATCTTGAGATAGTGGCCCGTGCTTTAAACCGCAGTGTAGAGGAACTTGTGGTTGTGATTCTGGACCGTGAGCGCCATAAGGATAAAATCGAGGAAATCCGGAAAACCGGTGCCAGGGTAAATCTGGTTTCCGATGGTGACCTTATGCCCGGCGTATCAACGGCTATACGCGGCTCAGGTATTCATGTGGTAATGGGTTCGGGTGGCTCGGGTGAAGCTGTACTTACAGCTTCTGCAATGAAGATCCTGGGTGGTAAGGTTCTTGCACGCCTGGTTTTACCTTCAGTTGCCAATCACAAACCCGATGATGTAATTGCGCGGGAGGTAGAGGAAAAGATGCCCCGGCTTAAAAAGATGGGCATAACTGAAGACAACATGCATGATGTTCTTGACACTGAAAAACTTGTACCCGGCAAAGATGTAATCTTTGCTGCAACCGGTGTGACCTCCGGGCATTTCCTCAAAGGCACCAACCTTTTTGGTTATGGGGACGCAAGGGTACACAGTATATCAATGGGTAGTTCAGGTATTGTCAAG from Methanohalophilus halophilus includes these protein-coding regions:
- the thrC gene encoding threonine synthase, yielding MYYLKCIECGKEYPKTEVLYTCECGGLLDVIYDYSQIDIKKEDLKGIALSVWKYAKLLPVDRKPITIQEGGTPLYKCDRLAEKVGVRELYVKHEGMNPTGSFKDRGMTVGVSKALELGMETIACASTGNTSAALSIYGAKAAVPAIVLLPEGKVALGKVAQALMHGAKVLSIRGNFDDALELVRELCDKEKIYLLNSINPYRLEGQKTIGFEIADQLDFQMPDRLVLPVGNAGNITAIHKGFKEFKNLGLTDKVPQMMGIQTEGSCPIVKAVREGKTDITPEKNPETIATAIRIGNPVNARKALIAISESNGGAESVTDDELVEAQIDLAQLEGIGVEPASATSVAGLKKLVETGVIGANESVVCVTTGHLLKDPEEVISVAPKPIVVDATMEAIRKVLY
- the glpX gene encoding class II fructose-bisphosphatase produces the protein MPHPKTAENIMKNAGPIESALLPKLIHVTEAAAIAAAHQIGKGDKNYADQVSVEAMRRMLNCLDIRGIIKIGEGERDEAPMLYIGEEVGTGKGDLEVNIAVDPLEGTNLCADGVPGSISVMAMSEPNGLFHGPDVYMDKIVVGPEVVKYEREHPGEEIDLDAPAIDNLEIVARALNRSVEELVVVILDRERHKDKIEEIRKTGARVNLVSDGDLMPGVSTAIRGSGIHVVMGSGGSGEAVLTASAMKILGGKVLARLVLPSVANHKPDDVIAREVEEKMPRLKKMGITEDNMHDVLDTEKLVPGKDVIFAATGVTSGHFLKGTNLFGYGDARVHSISMGSSGIVKFSDSVYIHDKENTPLRL
- the cgi121 gene encoding KEOPS complex subunit Cgi121, which gives rise to MYWKTVQGTLFIDDLNAFLQNLIALSDEYDVTIQAMDAGKIAGISHIELAIKKAGRAFESGNNVARDIGVEILRYASGKRQIVEAFSIGIKEGDISVVFLVLGEKDKVDAVLPELDSMVCKSDVADYSGEKEDAIRSHFDISTEETDAIDVSRIPDIVLERVALVDILK